The nucleotide sequence tttttagataatagactatatttttgagttagacttgagttcagtttttgaaaataatcctaccaaacaagtttttcaggcctaaaacttgaaaattgtttttgagtttaaaaagttggattcaagtagaatACCAAACATGCTCTAAGGGTTTGTTTGGTACTTTATTTGAATtcaaactttttaaactcaaaaacaaatttcaagttttaggccttaaaaacttgtttggtaggattattttaaaaaactgaattcaaaattaactcaaaaatatagtttattttttaaaaacataaaaagttaaTTTTTAGAGGTTTTAAACTTAAAatatttcctttcttttttctccctcctcacttctctctctctctctctctctctctctctctctctctctctctctattttcttctttcttcctccttttgtTATTACCTTTTTCGTCTATCCTCCAATcctcttttttcattttctcggttctttctctcactcctaTTCCTCTCTATCCCGTCcaatcctctctcttctttctctttcattcaatcatctcttattttctttcctcctctcttctctttctctctcctgtGACCCACTCTTTTTAGATCtatttgtctagtttaagtcgtaagatttaaaatttttaaatagcaaaccaatcaagtttttgagttttaaagaaaattgtttataaaaaatgttttgaaaaatgataaaaattttcaaataggataccaaataGGCCCTAAAATACTTGTAACATATATAAACTTTTGAATTATGTTCGCAACTTCCAATATTTTTTCGATTCTGAAAATTCTGAATTTCAAAATGGTAGAGTATCCCGTTCCCGAAATTTTGGATGGAAATTGAAAACGTTGTTTAAATACCAGAAATACCCTTAATGTTTTTTGAAATTGACCTCGTCCACCCTCGCGTCTCTGTAATGAACGTCTACTCCCTCGCCTGCAAAAGAGCCTTCAACACTAAAACGTCCACTCTCGcataagagaaagaaagaaaggaccTCACTCTCACAACACTCTCTCAGAATCTCTCGAATCTCCCAATCTGTCTCAAATCTCCAGCCTCCCAATCTGTCTCAAATCTCCAGCCTCTTCTGCCACACAAAGGTAAGCAAGCAATCTCTTCAAAACTTTCGATTCTAGGGTTTCAAATGCTCTCAATCTTCcttattttattgatttttatacGCCTTTGTTTTTTCTGTGTTTTTTCGTTTCCATTTTGTTGGGCGATTTGTTCAGTTCTGTAAACTTaggttcaatggttttgtaatTTGATCGATTTGTGCTCAATGGTGCTCGTCATTTCGTTTGTTTTGATGCCAGACTCTAATTCCCACGCTAGGGTTTCCAAACGGGTttgaaatattaatttttagggTTCTTGCGGATTCTAGGTACAATGCTTCATGGGTATTTTTTACTTATTGGCCTGTGATCGACCTTTTGTGGCGTTCTTCGATCTGTCAGCTTTGAATTTAGATTCAACGTTGCAGCACAgggagttttgttttttttttgtttttttgtttttactgtGGAATTGAAATCTGAGGATTTCCTTGTTATGAATAAGCTTCTCTATGGTTTCCTCAAGTTTGTTTTCAATTGAATTCGTGTTAAGCTTCTTGGTAAGAAGGGATCTTCTAGGGTTGCTTCCTTTCACAAACATACTCTTTTGTATATCAAATTTTGAATCCTGCATGATGTGTGTTTTTGTGCTCTTTAATCTTCTTGTAATCAGAAAGCATATGAGTAAATAACTATGATGTTAACAACTCTATCCTTTCTATTCCTACGCAAATAAAAAGTATTGAGCCAAAAAATATTTCCTATGATGCAAAAAATTCATCGTGGTTTGCAATTTTCCAAGAGCAGTTATCCCTTGATTTTCTCATCCTTACTCCTCTAGCCCAAACACTAATGTTTGGCTTATTATACGTCATTAATGTAGGGTTTTCCAGCTCCAAACCACTGAATCTTGCATAACCTTCTTGCTTGGTGCTATGCCAAGGCAACAAGTTAAAATCCTTTCTTGAGCGAGATCTTGTTTCTTTGTCTTAGCTGGCCCTTTGTGAGGCACTTTATAGGGCTTATGTTGGTTTAAAAACCATGAATTTGCATACCTATTTTATATGATGTCAAGTAAGGAggtggtttttttgttttattggcTTATATTTTTGGTTTGTTAACTCAAATGTGTCATTTTTTTTCTCCGATAGTCTGAAATTTTGGGATCATCAGGTGGTATTGTTTTGTCAGGTTCTGGAAATAAGTAGCAGAGATGATTGCAGAGAAGCCCAGCTGGATCAGACATGAGGGaatgcaaattttctccattGACGTTCAACCTGGTGGACTTAGGCTTGCCACTGGTGGGGGTGATCACAAGGTTCAATTCCTCACCTCCTTTTACTCTTGCTTAGGAAATGTAGGAAATAGGTTGTAATGTATATCTAATGATGTGTTTGGATTGTTTTTTTAGAAGGGGTCTGAGTTCTTATTAGGAATTGTGTTGTGTTAGTAAAAAATAGAAACTGAAATTGGCAGAGCTCAAATACACAGGAAAACGGTGGttaattttattgtttaaaTCACACTGTGGTTTCATCCGAATCGGTGATagataaaactatttttttatgttACGTAACGTTTGAtgaaaacaaattaaactatGTAGTCAAATATAAATCCACCATTCTAAATCTACGCAGCAGGATGCAGACTAACTTTTAAATCCATAAACTAAggataatatataatttttaacgGTTTAGAGCATAACTTGTTTGTAGGGCTGCATCATTTTAACGGTTTAGAGCATAACTTattgaatattttttattttttatttttcatttatgtttCTTGTCTACTAGTATGAtacccttttgtttttttttttaattttaattattttaaactaAGTTTTTCGTATTTCAAAAATGGTTATTGACGTCCTTCTTGAGCTGTCTGTACATtactagtttttatttattcgctaTTGAAATTAAAATGCAATAGATGAAAAACATTAATAGTTCGAGGTAGAATCTCATGTATGGCATAACTCATCTACTCAAAGTCTCTCCACTTTAGTTGTAGTCCATGCTAAGTGCATTCTTTAAGACCATGAAGCTATTTCTGACAAtatatgtttttctttcttaaagttaaacaaatataaaataaacttCGTGTTTTTTATTTCCTTAATTATTTATAGTGTTCTGGACCTAAAGTAAATCATGTCATTGTTGAGAATATCGTgtttaagaatgggaaaaatagaacaaactccggaaatcgaaaacaaataaccaacataaataacaccaagaatttacgtggtttggcaatatgtgcctacgtccacgggacagcaacaacaatctttcactatatcaataatgagtacaaccaataatcttgccaaatctctagaactaggacttgatgaaaaacctgaaagaacaagaacaagaaatacactatctcttttcttttctctcacacacactttacaatattctctcactctaatcccttgactggtatacaatttattgttttgctcccttcaattcaaaactattaccatagcccctttatatagacataataaaggtcttcttcaataaggattattaatcctaattggaatctagttatgaatcctactccaattgagaaactaaccccaattgggaaaacaacttcaattgggaaaacaatttaatctAAGACTATAGTTCCTTATAGACTTAGGACAACTTATCATGGGCTGGAAAAACCTAACAATCCATGAGGAAGGTATACCAAAAAATAGGATTGCTCCTCTTGACCAAACTCCATTGATCGAACTTCGCATAACCACGCTCCCCCTAATTGAACTACTCATGACCAGACTCCCCTTGATCGAACTACTCATTAACCAAGACCCTCTTGATTAGACTTCTCTTGACCAAGCTCCCTCTGATCGCAATACCCATGACCAAACTCCATGTGATCGAACATCTCTTGACCAAAATTACTTGACCAAACTTCTCTTGACCAGGCTCCCCCTGATCAGAACTACCATCGTCATTGGCAAAGGCAATTATAGACTTCTTTGCCAGAAAACATTGCTTATCTTCATCTTGGTCCAATCAGCATCAGACATACTTGTTGGCTTGATCTTAACACCTTCAGTAAAGCATGTCCTCCTCTTAATTTCCACGTAACCCAATTAAAGCAGGTTTCACCCTCCATTCTAAATGGATATCAGCCAAACCtggctttgataccacttgttgagaatatcgcatttaagaatgggaaaaatagaacaaactccggaaatcgaaaacaaataaccaagataaataacaccaagaatttacgtggttcggcaaTTTGTGCCCACATCCAcgggacaacaacaacaatctttcactatatcaataatgagtacaaccaataatcttgccaaatctctagaactaggacttgacgaaaaacctgaaagaacaagaacaagaaatacactatctctttttttttctctcgcacacactttacaatattctctcactctaatccCTTGAGTGGTTGTTTTGCTCCCTTCAATTCAAAACAAGTACAATAGCccctttatatagacataataaaggtcttcttcaataaggattattaatcctaattggaatctagttatgaatcctactccaattgagaaactaactccaattgggtaaacaactccaattggaaaaacaatttaatcctctaagacTATAATTCCTTATAGGACAACTTATCATGGGTTGGAAAAACCTAACAGTCATTGTATTTGTGCTATCATATTCTAGTACTAGAATTCATTGAAAATACTTTTCcatgaaaaattagaaaaataactCACTCCAAATACTTGAAAGTGTGGCGTCAATAATATTGATGGCATTGTGTGCATACATTCAAATTTTTCATAAAACTATGTTTTATAATTCTTTATTGCACATGGTGTTTGAACACCAACATAATGTCATTGACAGATATCTTGTTTTAGACAAGTTTGGTCATAGTCacgtttatatttattttatgttaacATTTGTTGCAATAATTTACATGATATCATTTGTTATACCACGGAAGTGATTTATTCCTCCCCACTTTACCAATTAGGTGCGGGTATGGAACATGAAATCCCTTGGCAGGGATTTGGATAATGAAGAATCATCAGCCCAGAGGCTACTCGCAACTCTCCGTGATCACTTTGGTTCTGTGAATTGTGTTAGGTGGGCTAAGCATGGTCGGTTTGTTGCATCAGGATCAGATGACCAAGTGATTCTAATTCATGAAAGAAAGCCTGGTTCAGGAACCACTGAGTTTGGCAGTGGAGAGCCACCTGACCTTGAAAATTGGAAAGTTGCAATGACTTTGAGAGGGCATACTGCAGATGTGGTAATGACATTGCTTTTACTATTTGGGAGTCAGACCACCTAAATAAATTCTTTCATCTTATAGTTTGTTGAAATCGAGTATGGTTTGCTTCATGAATATGATCCAccttttgttttcaaaaaataaagtcATCTTGCTTTCCAGGGATTATCTTGAGCTACAGTGAATTGGGATTGTATGAATACAGCTGCCCTACCAAAGAAAAAATCATGGATAATTTAGTTgtgttctatataaattttccTAAATGAATGCTATGGAATCCTTTTATAGTTCCTGGTGGGTATTGTCTTACTGAGGTGCTGTTTTTCCATGCTTAAAGTAGGTGGATCTTAATTGGTCTCCAGATGACTCGATGTTGGCCAGTGGAAGTTTAGATAACACTGTACACATCTGGAACATGAGCAATGGTATTTGCACTGCTGTTCTGAGGGGTCACTCTAGCCTGGTTAAAGGAGTTACTTGGGATCCTATTGGCTCCTTCATAGCAAGTCAGTCAGATGATAAGACTGTAATTATTTGGCGAACAAGTGACTGGAGTCTTGTGCACAGGACAGACGGCCATTGGCAAAAATCAGTATGTCAATTGTATCACTGTGGTTTCTTTATACAAGTTCAGATATCATTTTCTAACATGCTTGTGTTTCTTCAGCTTGGATCTACCTTTTTCAGGCGGTTGGGATGGTCCCCTTGTGGCCACTTCATTACTACCACTCACGGATTCCAGAAACCAAGGCATTCTGCCCCTGTTCTAGAGAGAGGGGAATGGTCTGCTACATTTGACTTCTTAGGACATAATGCCCCTGTGATTGTAGTGAAGTTTAACCATTCAATGTTTAGGAGGAACGTTTCCAATGCTCAGGAAAAAGCTGCACCCGTTGGGTGGACTAATGGTGCTTCAAAGACAggaggaaaagagaaagaaccACAACCTTATAATGTCATTGCTATTGGGAGTCAGGACCGGACTATAACAGTGTGGACTACTGCAAGTCCCCGACCCCTCTTCGTAGCAAAGCATTTCTTTACTCAAAGTGTTGTGGATTTATCCTGGTATGGTTTCTGTTTTCCTATAAATATCTACCAGTTAGTACTTTTTCATATTCTGTATCATTTTAATTTAgcttttttattcattttcttccagaccctgcgtaaagcgggagccttgtgcactgggtacgaccttttttattcattttatgtttattcCTTTATATaatgtgtttttcttttctcgTTGAAACAGGAGCCCTGATGGTTATTCACTTTTTGCGTGTTCTTTGGATGGTTCAGTGGCAACTTTCCATTTTGATGTTAAAGAACTTGGCAACCGTTTAAGTGATGCTGAActggatgaattgaagagaaACCGTTATGGCGATGTTAGGGGTCGGCAAGCAAATTTAGCTGAAAGCCCAGCTCAATTATTGCTCGAAGCAGCATCTGCTAAGCAAGCCCCAAGCAAAAAAGTGGTTCTGGATGTTCAGCAAAACCAGACAGTTGTAAAACCTTCTGTTGATGCAACGGTTGCAACAAAAACTTCTGCAGATGGCTTAAATAAGGTTTCGATGCCTGCCAGAATTTCCAGTCCTGTGAAGCAGAGGGAATATAGACGCCCTGATGGTAGAAAGAGGATTATTCCAGAAGCagttggggtacctctgcagcAGGAAAATATTTCTGCTGGGGTTCAGACCCAGGCACTTGACTTCCCTTCTATGCCTtctgataaaaaaaatgatgagaaTGGGTTAATTGCAGCTGATGGTGGCATCAAAGAAACATCTATTAGGGGAGCAATTGGCAGAAGCGCTGAAATAAAGGAGGGACATGGGGTAACTGCTAGAGCTATGATTACCAAAAGCCTTGTTATTGAGAAGGTTCCTGCCTCCACAGGTGGAGATGAAAGCATAGCTGTGGAACAGTCGGGGAATTTGAAGGCTTCTAGTTCGGCAGGTTCTTCATGTTCCACTCTTTCAATTAGGGTGCTAGATAGGAAAGAAGGAGAAGGCAATGTACCAATTTGCTTGGAAGCTCGACCTCGGGAACACGCTGCAAACGACATTGTTGGCATGGGAAATACATTTATCATGAAAGAAACAGAAATTACTTGCACAAGAGGGTTGCAAACTCTTTGGTCAGATAGGATATCGGGGAAAGTCACTGTTTTAGCTGGAAACGCAAACTTCTGGGCTGTTGGGTGTGAAGATGGATGCATACAGGTGAAAATCTATATGTTTTACACTTGTATACATACAagttttctcctttttcttcgtttttttttcCACCAAGTGTTATTAGTAGATTTATTTCTCATTAAGTTCAAAACTCTGCATAATATAATTCGATTTGTTTTCTAGGCGGTTGCACTCCACATATCCCATTTAAAGTTTAGCGTACTTATTACTAAAATGTTTCTTTGCACAGTGACTTGGTCATACATTATGACAAACACCTTGGTACTAGGATTCTGATGCCAACTTGTTCTTTCTAATCAATCTTTTATATTGAATTACCCTTGAAGCTATAGCATTTTATTTCCTTTGCAGCATTTGATTTTTAAGTGATTGTAACTGACAAAGATGCTAATGTACCATAGGTCAGAACTTagcattctttttctttcaaggTAGTTAAGAaaatccattaaaaaaaaagggttttgaACAAGTGGTTGGCTTAAGCTCTTGGTTGGGCGTATGGTTCATTCAAGGGGCCGGAATACCCAAAGGTCCTAATTCTCACATGCGAGTTCAATCTCCTTAACTATTCTGACAAGCATCATGCCATTTATGTTCATTATAGATTTTTAGATACAAATATACTACCACCAAGCTTGTTATAAGTGGTTGAATTTATTTAACTTATCGACATCGACATTTTTGGTTCCCTTGAGTAGGTGTACACAAAGTGTGGGAGGCGTGCTATGCCAACTATGAT is from Malus sylvestris chromosome 5, drMalSylv7.2, whole genome shotgun sequence and encodes:
- the LOC126624308 gene encoding protein HIRA-like isoform X1, coding for MIAEKPSWIRHEGMQIFSIDVQPGGLRLATGGGDHKVRVWNMKSLGRDLDNEESSAQRLLATLRDHFGSVNCVRWAKHGRFVASGSDDQVILIHERKPGSGTTEFGSGEPPDLENWKVAMTLRGHTADVVDLNWSPDDSMLASGSLDNTVHIWNMSNGICTAVLRGHSSLVKGVTWDPIGSFIASQSDDKTVIIWRTSDWSLVHRTDGHWQKSLGSTFFRRLGWSPCGHFITTTHGFQKPRHSAPVLERGEWSATFDFLGHNAPVIVVKFNHSMFRRNVSNAQEKAAPVGWTNGASKTGGKEKEPQPYNVIAIGSQDRTITVWTTASPRPLFVAKHFFTQSVVDLSWSPDGYSLFACSLDGSVATFHFDVKELGNRLSDAELDELKRNRYGDVRGRQANLAESPAQLLLEAASAKQAPSKKVVLDVQQNQTVVKPSVDATVATKTSADGLNKVSMPARISSPVKQREYRRPDGRKRIIPEAVGVPLQQENISAGVQTQALDFPSMPSDKKNDENGLIAADGGIKETSIRGAIGRSAEIKEGHGVTARAMITKSLVIEKVPASTGGDESIAVEQSGNLKASSSAGSSCSTLSIRVLDRKEGEGNVPICLEARPREHAANDIVGMGNTFIMKETEITCTRGLQTLWSDRISGKVTVLAGNANFWAVGCEDGCIQVYTKCGRRAMPTMMVGSAAIFIDCDECWKLFLVTRKGSFYVWDLLKRNCLLHDSLASLVASNPNPSAKDAGVIKVISAKLSRSGSPLVVLATRHAFLFDISLMCWLRVADDCFPGSNFASSWHSGSAQGGELAALQVDVRKYVARKPGWSRVTDDGVQTRAHLEAQLASSLALKSAKDYRQCLLSYIRFLAREADESRLREVCESFLGPPTGMVDDTALDLNNSAWDPCVLGMRKHKLLREDILPAMASNRKVQRLLNEFMDLISEYESAETNIEKKIQTSLTARQPAADEMDSAPSRTNEMDIVPAAPEKTKSVPASTDQKDSSELATDEENSAPVAEDKVNSDPPMGNQVSEAAQDAGS
- the LOC126624308 gene encoding protein HIRA-like isoform X2 — its product is MLASGSLDNTVHIWNMSNGICTAVLRGHSSLVKGVTWDPIGSFIASQSDDKTVIIWRTSDWSLVHRTDGHWQKSLGSTFFRRLGWSPCGHFITTTHGFQKPRHSAPVLERGEWSATFDFLGHNAPVIVVKFNHSMFRRNVSNAQEKAAPVGWTNGASKTGGKEKEPQPYNVIAIGSQDRTITVWTTASPRPLFVAKHFFTQSVVDLSWSPDGYSLFACSLDGSVATFHFDVKELGNRLSDAELDELKRNRYGDVRGRQANLAESPAQLLLEAASAKQAPSKKVVLDVQQNQTVVKPSVDATVATKTSADGLNKVSMPARISSPVKQREYRRPDGRKRIIPEAVGVPLQQENISAGVQTQALDFPSMPSDKKNDENGLIAADGGIKETSIRGAIGRSAEIKEGHGVTARAMITKSLVIEKVPASTGGDESIAVEQSGNLKASSSAGSSCSTLSIRVLDRKEGEGNVPICLEARPREHAANDIVGMGNTFIMKETEITCTRGLQTLWSDRISGKVTVLAGNANFWAVGCEDGCIQVYTKCGRRAMPTMMVGSAAIFIDCDECWKLFLVTRKGSFYVWDLLKRNCLLHDSLASLVASNPNPSAKDAGVIKVISAKLSRSGSPLVVLATRHAFLFDISLMCWLRVADDCFPGSNFASSWHSGSAQGGELAALQVDVRKYVARKPGWSRVTDDGVQTRAHLEAQLASSLALKSAKDYRQCLLSYIRFLAREADESRLREVCESFLGPPTGMVDDTALDLNNSAWDPCVLGMRKHKLLREDILPAMASNRKVQRLLNEFMDLISEYESAETNIEKKIQTSLTARQPAADEMDSAPSRTNEMDIVPAAPEKTKSVPASTDQKDSSELATDEENSAPVAEDKVNSDPPMGNQVSEAAQDAGS